A single window of Cydia fagiglandana chromosome 25, ilCydFagi1.1, whole genome shotgun sequence DNA harbors:
- the LOC134677068 gene encoding LOW QUALITY PROTEIN: E3 ubiquitin-protein ligase RNF113A (The sequence of the model RefSeq protein was modified relative to this genomic sequence to represent the inferred CDS: inserted 2 bases in 1 codon) — MSDAEVEVPSTFKKRTIKNRGGRKRKASSSEEKSSSDSDDQTVVLPTKRPQKANPNIQSTGTKRQRPEIRDDSSDDEDKPQQNLTLSVQQQRENATATYELDTERDRDAQAIFEKAQKINEELQGQADDKVYRGLNNYAQYYKKRDTAAGNASSGLVRKGPIRAPANLRATVRWDYQPDICKDYKETGFCGFGDSCKFLHDRSDYKHGWQLEREEGAPGGXGGGGGGDSDYEIHSDDELPFRCFICRGSFTDPVVTKCKHYFCEKCALDNYKKSTRCFICNTQTNGVFNPAKELEVKLKQRADDDDDDDDD; from the exons atgtCCGATGCGGAGGTCGAAGTTCCTTCTACGTTTAAAAAGAGAACTATTAAGAACAGAGGAGGTAGAAAGCGCAAAGCTTCCAGTTCAGAAG aaaagaGCAGTTCTGATTCAGATGACCAGACTGTTGTTCTACCAACCAAGAGACCTCAGAAGGCGAACCCTAACATACAGTCTACGGGCACAAAAAGGCAGAGGCCTGAGATACGTGATGATAGCAGTGATGATGAAGACAAA ccACAGCAGAACCTGACGCTATCAGTGCAGCAGCAGCGTGAAAACGCCACGGCCACATATGAACTAGATACAGAAAGAGACCGGGACGCACAAGCCATCTTCGAGAAGGCTCAGAAGATCAATGAGGAACTGCAGGGTCAGGCTGATGATAAG GTGTACCGTGGATTGAATAACTATGCACAATACTACAAGAAGCGAGACACAGCTGCGGGCAACGCTAGCTCTGGCTTAGTGCGAAAAGGCCCCATCAGGGCCCCAGCAAATTTGAGGGCCACTGTCAG ATGGGACTACCAACCAGACATTTGTAAGGACTATAAAGAGACCGGGTTCTGTGGTTTCGGAG ATTCTTGTAAGTTCTTACACGACCGCTCGGACTACAAGCACGGCTGGCAGCTCGAGCGCGAGGAGGGGGCGCCCGGGGG GGGCGGGGGAGGGGGCGGCGACTCCGACTATGAG ATACATAGTGATGATGAGTTACCGTTCCGATGCTTCATATGCCGAGGCAGTTTCACAGATCCCGTTGTCACAAA ATGTAAACACTATTTCTGCGAAAAATGCGCTTTGGACAACTACAAGAAATCAACTCGGTGTTTCATTTGCAACACACAGACCAACGGAGTGTTTAATCCGGCCAAGGAACTGGAGGTTAAGCTGAAACAGCGagccgatgatgatgatgacgacgaTGACGACTGA